Proteins encoded in a region of the Populus alba chromosome 13, ASM523922v2, whole genome shotgun sequence genome:
- the LOC118033551 gene encoding uncharacterized protein, whose product MSSVAINIDENSIPRDHMANAMIDSQLHKCVRQNINTEEFRRLVQQRSAEKLVTPCGNTLLHVAVSYGSDNITSYLAQTFPFLITIQNSQKDTILHLAAREGKSSDTIKSLAESNRSLMGKTNTKGNTPLHDAVVKGNKDLAIFLVSRDPEAAYYNNNNGKSPLYLAVENGNKKEILDDLLKTKASFPKGKSPVHAAIKQRNRDILEKIGNEKPELLQLTEEELGNSLHYASSIGFLEGVRFLLKKFHDGAYETNRQGDYPIHVACKSHSVDVVKEFLDKFPYPKEFLNKKGQNILHVAAKYGNSSLVRYILKQEEELVAPLLNATDEDGNAPLHLAARYGRCRATFLLVRDNRVEHFIVNNINWTPYDWAEDISKRFEDKYIETRAEERKQFDSNNSTPAREIEGKEVDSNKMDTEQAPPKDEKGIGYFDLVITLSILFVNARPKESRKKVFPVTRLPMSRAREETKSMIGNVLVVAVLVAGVTFAGVIQLPQLRDNNSSSGHHHEFNNSTHYRSYEYLLHHYLFFDVGALSLSLMAALFLLLPSVKYPKFQISAVGFSNIMVCLAIFMMFGAFLFSVKIALIGGCHGWLFTFFITGVAVVFPSIILLFVSQVLLQVHLHHFYYGLFFLFIYSSCWWLPNKLSDLKRKLSDLDLKRKLSDLK is encoded by the exons atgTCTAGCGTAGCAATAAACATTGATGAAAACTCGATTCCGAGAGATCACATGGCAAATGCAATGATAGATAGTCAGTTGCATAAGTGTGTGAGGCAGAACATTAATACTGAGGAATTTAGAAGGCTTGTCCAGCAACGTTCAGCGGAGAAGCTTGTGACACCCTGCGGGAATACACTACTTCACGTAGCTGTAAGCTATGGAAGTGACAATATTACATCTTATCTGGCTCAAACGTTTCCTTTTCTAATCACCATCCAAAACAGCCAGAAGGACACAATCCTTCATCTTGCTGCCAGAGAAGGAAAGTCCAGTGATACAATTAAATCTCTTGCGGAATCGAATCGGAGCTTGATGGGGAAGACAAATACAAAGGGAAACACTCCTTTGCATGATGCAGTGGTCAAGGGCAACAAAGACCTTGCCATTTTCCTAGTTTCCAGAGATCCAGAAGCGGCCtattacaacaacaataatggcAAGTCTCCTTTATATCTGGCTGTTGAGAACGGCAATAAGAAAGAGATACTTGATGATCTCTTGAAAACGAAAGCTTCGTTCCCAAAAGGAAAGTCACCTGTTCATGCTGCCATCAAGCAACGTAACAGAG atattttggagaaaattggAAATGAAAAGCCAGAGCTATTACAGCTCACCGAGGAAGAGTTGGGAAATTCATTGCATTATGCATCATCCATAGGATTTCTGGAAGGAGTTCGATTCCTATTAAAGAAGTTTCACGATGGTGCTTATGAAACAAACCGTCAAGGCGACTATCCTATCCATGTAGCATGCAAAAGTCACTCTGTTGATGTAGTGAAGGAATTTCTTGATAAATTCCCATATCCAAAAGAATTCCTCAATAAGAAAGGGCAGAACATTCTTCATGTAGCGGCCAAATATGGAAATAGCAGTTTGGTTAGGTACATACTCAAACAGGAGGAGGAGCTCGTCGCACCGCTGCTAAATGCGACAGATGAGGATGGAAATGCACCTTTGCACTTGGCAGCACGTTATGGCCGATGCAGGGCTACATTTCTTCTTGTGCGTGACAATCGCGTTGAACATTTCATTGTTAACAATATAAATTGGACACCATATGATTGGGCTGAAGATATTTCCAAAAGATTTGAAGATAAATACATAGAAACA CGTGCCGAGGAACGAAAGCAGTTTGATTCAAATAACAGTACCCCTGCGCGCGAGATCGAG gGCAAAGAAGTTGATTCAAATAAGATGGATACAGAGCAGGCACCACCAAAGGACGAAAAAGGGATTGGGTATTTTGACTTG GTGATAACATTATCGATCTTATTCGTCAATGCCCGCCCTAAGGAATCCCGAAAGAAGGTTTTCCCTGTTACTCGACTACCCATGTCACGAGCAAGAGAGGAAACAAAGAGCATGATAGGGAATGTTCTAGTGGTAGCAGTACTTGTTGCTGGAGTAACGTTTGCGGGTGTTATACAATTGCCACAATTAAGGGATAACAATAGCTCAAGTGGTCATCATCATGAATTTAACAACTCTACCCATTACAGAAGTTATGAGTATCTTCTgcatcattatttgtttttcgaTGTGGGGgctttatctctctctctgatGGCAGCTCTATTCCTTCTTTTGCCAAGCGTTAAATATCCCAAATTTCAAATCTCTGCAGTTGGGTTTTCAAATATCATGGTTTGTTTGGCTATTTTCATGATGTTCGGGGCATTCCTTTTTTCTGTGAAAATAGCATTAATAGGAGGATGCCATGGCTGGTTGTTCACATTCTTCATTACAGGGGTGGCCGTTGTTTTTCCTTCGATTATTCTGCTATTTGTCAGCCAAGTTCTTCTACAAGTGCACTTGCACCATTTCTACTACggcctttttttcttgtttatctaCAGTAGCTGCTGGTGGCTGCCTAATAAACTCTCTGATCTCAAGAGAAAGCTCTCTGATCTTGATCTCAAGAGAAAGCTCTCTGATCTCAAGTGA